In Lotus japonicus ecotype B-129 chromosome 5, LjGifu_v1.2, one genomic interval encodes:
- the LOC130719522 gene encoding uncharacterized protein LOC130719522 has protein sequence MQKWNEVVYVETTTHFEEEWREMCDMCKDHPKFTSYIYDTWAESAHASLKKMFWNNKGDLCDSWEAVDRLTIVRHNAIQASFEHSINIVEHRFKSPMYKNMRGFVAKHALQLMYDEQNRFWGHGQSMLRRKLKELYYPQISSLCPPEVKIKHKQSFKERKTKPPREQEAKASKRKPRLLKTPKTTIQSSTPKSQAPKSKNKKAMKTTGATTNIYLPELPSFFWQYIHEVIDVVGYGNGGYKAVAALLGLENGQDGWPWVREALIAKLTLYRKHYTYMWGNDVVQAMHLRLTLPFGGRATEDKWMHLPEMGYLIAN, from the exons ATGCAAAAGTGGAATGAAGTGGTATATGTGGAAACAACTACACACTTTGAGGAGGAATGGAGAGAgatgtgtgatatgtgtaaggATCATCCAAAGTTCACATCGTACATTTATGACACTTG GGCTGAAAGTGCACATGCAAGCTTGAAGAAGATGTTTTGGAACAACAAGGGTGACTTGTGCGATTCATGGGAAGCAGTGGATAGGCTGACCATTGTACGCCACAATGCAATACAAGCATCGTTTGAGCACAGTATTAACATTGTAGAGCACCGTTTCAAGTCTCCAATGTATAAGAATATGAGAGGATTCGTTGCTAAACATGCCCTTCAGCTAATGTACGATGAACAAAATAGATTTTGGGGTCATG GCCAAAGTATGCTGAGAAGGAAGCTTAAAGAGCTTTATTATCCTCAAATCAGTTCATTGTGTCCTCCTGAAGTGAAGATAAAGCATAAACAATCGTTCAAGGAGAGGAAAACCAAACCTCCTAGAG AACAAGAAGCGAAAGCTAGCAAGAGGAAACCTAGGCTCCTcaaaactcctaaaacaactattcAGTCCTCAACTCCAAAATCACAAGCTCCTAAGTCAAAGAACAAGAAGGCTATGAAGACCACCGGGGCCACCACCAACATCTACTTACCGGAGTTGCCATCTTTTTTTTGGCAATATATACATGAAGTGATAGATGTTGTCGGATATGGTAACGGTGGATACAAAGCCGTCGCTGCATTGCTGGGCCTTGAGAACGGTCAGGACGGTTGGCCTTGGGTTAGGGAAGCGCTGATTGCAAAACTCACACTCTATCGGAAACACTATACATACATGTGGGGTAATGATGTGGTACAGGCCATGCACCTTCGTCTCACTCTCCCTTTCGGTGGTAGAGCCACTGAAGACAAATGGATGCATCTACCAGAGATGGGGTACCTTATTGCTAACTGA